In one Umezawaea sp. Da 62-37 genomic region, the following are encoded:
- a CDS encoding Ig-like domain-containing protein yields MLITGCSSGPEVPVQANGSSTSAAPPPPPVTLTLPTAEGATGVAPGLPVIATAADGKLTEVALTAADGVVIAGQISADGLQWANSVPLAYDKGYSLSVTGQGTDGKPVTKVSSFTTVKPRTLTYMESNPQDGTTVGVGQPLAFYFDEPIVDKLSAEAAIQITTEPEVEGAFHWFNDKEVHWRPQAFWAAGTKVTVNAKIYGKNMGNGVFGQEDRTITTTIGDSVVHEADGGTHQVVTKVNGQVVRTVPTSMGNAANTTPVGTYVLTEKRDHMIMDSTTYGLALDAGGYKTPVDWATRMSNSGIFVHSAPWSVGDQGVRNVSHGCLNMSPEDAKWFFDNAKPGDVVIVTNSGGPPLESWDGFGDWQVSWPDWVAGNR; encoded by the coding sequence ATGTTGATCACAGGGTGCTCGTCGGGGCCCGAGGTGCCGGTGCAGGCGAACGGCTCGTCGACCAGTGCGGCTCCTCCGCCTCCGCCGGTGACGCTCACGCTGCCGACCGCCGAAGGGGCCACGGGGGTGGCGCCGGGGTTGCCGGTGATCGCGACGGCTGCTGACGGGAAGTTGACGGAGGTGGCCCTGACGGCCGCCGACGGGGTCGTCATCGCCGGTCAGATCAGTGCCGACGGCCTCCAGTGGGCGAACAGCGTGCCGCTCGCCTACGACAAGGGCTACTCGCTGTCGGTGACGGGGCAGGGGACCGACGGCAAGCCGGTGACGAAGGTGTCGTCGTTCACGACGGTGAAGCCGCGGACGTTGACCTACATGGAGTCGAACCCGCAGGACGGCACGACGGTGGGGGTCGGGCAGCCGTTGGCGTTCTACTTCGACGAGCCGATCGTGGACAAGCTGTCGGCCGAGGCGGCGATCCAGATCACGACGGAGCCCGAGGTCGAGGGCGCGTTCCACTGGTTCAACGACAAGGAAGTGCACTGGCGGCCGCAGGCCTTCTGGGCGGCGGGCACGAAGGTCACCGTCAACGCGAAGATCTACGGCAAGAACATGGGCAACGGCGTGTTCGGCCAGGAGGACCGGACCATCACGACGACCATCGGCGACTCCGTCGTGCACGAGGCCGACGGCGGGACGCACCAGGTCGTGACGAAGGTCAACGGGCAGGTCGTGCGGACGGTGCCGACGTCGATGGGCAACGCCGCGAACACCACGCCGGTCGGCACGTACGTGCTCACCGAGAAGCGCGACCACATGATCATGGACTCGACGACCTACGGCTTGGCGCTGGACGCGGGCGGCTACAAGACGCCGGTCGACTGGGCGACGCGCATGTCCAACAGCGGCATCTTCGTCCACTCGGCACCGTGGTCGGTCGGCGACCAGGGCGTCCGCAACGTCAGCCACGGCTGCCTGAACATGTCCCCCGAAGACGCCAAGTGGTTCTTCGACAACGCGAAGCCGGGCGACGTCGTGATCGTCACGAACTCCGGCGGCCCGCCGCTCGAGTCGTGGGACGGCTTCGGCGACTGGCAGGTCTCCTGGCCCGACTGGGTCGCCGGGAACCGCTGA